A region from the Desulfoglaeba alkanexedens ALDC genome encodes:
- a CDS encoding 4Fe-4S dicluster domain-containing protein, producing the protein MFNYTERIREAAHRLLSEKRVDGVIGFRKGTIPLMNEPAFIRHVEHVNQLWWDGNCGINLANYLVKRPDRVAVVAKGCDSRNIVVHLLEHQIEREQVYVLGAPCQGMIDRRRILAACDGREPLHVEETADEIKVSGRGWDLALPRKDYLQDNCAICTHRNPVIYDELLGDLVAEQTNVDRYEDVRRVEALDPEAKWRYFEELIAPCIRCYACRNACPVCYCPTCFVDESRPQWMGKTIDPTDTRTFHLLRAFHVAGRCTDCGACERACPMGIRVRQFTKKLEKDILELYGYEAGVVQDERPPLDAYRPDDPEPFIIK; encoded by the coding sequence ATGTTCAACTACACGGAACGGATACGGGAGGCGGCTCACCGGTTGCTTTCGGAAAAGCGGGTGGACGGCGTGATCGGGTTTCGCAAGGGGACGATCCCGCTCATGAACGAGCCCGCTTTCATCCGGCACGTGGAGCATGTAAACCAGCTGTGGTGGGACGGGAATTGCGGGATCAACCTGGCCAACTATCTGGTGAAGCGTCCGGACCGGGTGGCGGTGGTGGCCAAGGGCTGCGACAGCCGGAACATCGTCGTGCACCTTCTTGAACACCAGATCGAGCGGGAACAGGTCTATGTGCTCGGAGCGCCGTGCCAAGGGATGATTGATCGTCGAAGGATTCTGGCGGCGTGCGACGGGCGGGAGCCGCTCCATGTGGAGGAAACGGCCGATGAGATCAAGGTTTCCGGGCGCGGCTGGGACCTCGCGCTCCCTCGCAAAGACTATCTCCAGGATAACTGCGCCATCTGCACCCATCGCAACCCGGTGATCTACGACGAACTGCTGGGAGATCTGGTGGCGGAACAGACGAATGTCGACCGGTACGAGGACGTCCGGCGCGTGGAAGCCCTGGATCCGGAAGCGAAATGGCGGTATTTCGAAGAGCTTATTGCTCCGTGCATCCGTTGCTACGCCTGCCGGAACGCCTGCCCGGTGTGTTACTGTCCCACGTGCTTTGTCGATGAGTCCCGCCCGCAATGGATGGGGAAAACCATCGACCCAACGGACACTCGAACCTTTCACCTTCTTCGGGCCTTTCACGTGGCGGGCCGGTGCACGGACTGCGGGGCCTGTGAACGGGCCTGTCCGATGGGGATCCGGGTGCGTCAGTTCACCAAGAAGCTGGAAAAGGACATATTGGAACTCTATGGCTACGAAGCGGGAGTGGTCCAGGATGAACGGCCGCCGCTGGACGCATATCGGCCCGACGATCCCGAGCCCTTCATCATTAAATAG
- a CDS encoding FAD/NAD(P)-binding protein, with protein sequence MINPYRPSPVRIEAIVTETEDRNLKTFKLVFLRSEDEAAFQYIPGQFAELSVAGQGEVPIGIASSPTEKGYLLFTVNRVGKVTTHLHNMKAGEIMGVRGPLGNWYPWDEMKGKNVVIIGGGFAFTTLRSSIVYMLHSENRSRFGDITVVYGARNPGLLLYKDELVAWEQRDDITMHITVDATDDPDWKYNVGFVPAVTKEKAPGSENAFAIVCGPPIMIKFTLPVLAELGFPPERIITSLEMRMKCGIGMCGRCNIGPEYVCKDGPVFSMAKLSTLPGEY encoded by the coding sequence GTGATCAACCCGTATCGACCCAGCCCGGTCCGGATCGAAGCGATCGTGACCGAAACGGAAGATCGTAACCTGAAAACCTTTAAGCTTGTCTTTCTCCGTTCGGAAGACGAGGCGGCGTTTCAATACATACCGGGTCAGTTCGCGGAGCTTTCCGTGGCCGGCCAGGGCGAGGTACCCATCGGCATCGCGTCTTCTCCCACGGAGAAGGGGTACCTGCTTTTCACGGTGAACCGCGTGGGCAAGGTGACCACTCACCTGCACAACATGAAGGCCGGGGAAATCATGGGTGTCCGGGGGCCGCTGGGAAACTGGTATCCTTGGGATGAGATGAAGGGAAAGAACGTGGTGATCATCGGCGGTGGTTTCGCCTTCACCACGCTGCGTTCATCCATCGTCTACATGCTGCACTCGGAAAACCGGTCCCGTTTCGGCGACATTACGGTGGTTTACGGTGCGCGGAACCCGGGACTCCTGCTCTACAAGGACGAGCTGGTGGCCTGGGAACAGCGGGACGACATCACCATGCACATCACCGTGGACGCCACCGACGATCCCGACTGGAAATACAACGTGGGGTTCGTGCCGGCGGTCACCAAGGAAAAGGCGCCCGGTTCGGAAAACGCCTTCGCCATCGTGTGCGGTCCGCCCATCATGATCAAGTTCACCTTGCCGGTGTTGGCGGAACTGGGCTTCCCGCCGGAGCGGATCATTACCAGCCTGGAGATGCGGATGAAGTGCGGGATCGGGATGTGCGGGCGATGCAACATCGGGCCCGAATACGTCTGTAAGGACGGCCCCGTCTTTTCCATGGCGAAGCTTTCGACGCTCCCCGGTGAGTACTAG
- a CDS encoding hydrogenase iron-sulfur subunit — protein sequence MAEWEPKIVAFLCNWCSYGAADLAGVSRLQYPVNIRVIRVPCSGRINPKFILAAFRHGADGVWVSGCHPGDCHYIEGNYYARRKFALLKTLLEHTGIEPGRLHFSWISSAEGSKFAKTATDVVEAVKAVGPATHFVKKEAEVA from the coding sequence ATGGCTGAGTGGGAACCGAAAATCGTGGCATTCCTTTGTAATTGGTGTTCCTACGGCGCGGCGGACCTGGCGGGCGTGAGCCGGCTGCAGTATCCGGTGAACATCCGGGTGATCCGGGTCCCCTGTTCGGGTCGGATCAACCCCAAGTTCATCCTGGCGGCGTTTCGTCATGGGGCCGATGGAGTATGGGTTTCCGGGTGTCATCCCGGAGACTGCCATTACATAGAAGGCAATTACTACGCGAGGCGAAAATTCGCCCTGCTGAAGACGCTTCTCGAGCACACGGGGATCGAACCCGGGCGGCTCCATTTTTCCTGGATATCTTCGGCGGAAGGGTCCAAATTCGCAAAGACCGCAACCGATGTGGTTGAAGCCGTGAAAGCTGTGGGGCCGGCCACGCATTTCGTGAAAAAGGAAGCTGAGGTGGCATAG
- a CDS encoding 4Fe-4S dicluster domain-containing protein, translated as MAKIFLDSDRFSDFVDHLIAHYRVFGPVNKGPYHQFERIEEPGALDLDFKNTRLSPKCLMHPQAERMFSFSLAKDDPEAGILKEIPKEMDGRLILGIRPCDAKAFQLLDVNFDTREFKDPWWVGRRRGTLLVGLACNEPCETCFCTAVGTGPADPSALDVLLVKTADGFVAEAVTDAGKGLLGAWHSGEPVTEALEQEVAQIKERAEKRISRPFDTAPLAERETNELFNQAFWDEIEFACINCGTCTFLCPTCWCFDIQDEVYGDRGLRLRLWDSCMFPLFTLHGSGHNPRPQKLQRVRQRFMHKFKYYIDKYGNGPACVGCGRCVQFCPVNIDIRRVVSMMTASCVCPA; from the coding sequence ATGGCGAAGATTTTCCTGGACAGCGATCGATTCTCGGATTTTGTGGACCACCTGATCGCCCATTACCGAGTGTTCGGGCCGGTCAACAAGGGGCCGTACCACCAGTTCGAAAGGATCGAGGAACCGGGTGCCCTGGATCTGGATTTCAAAAACACCCGGCTTTCCCCGAAGTGCCTGATGCATCCGCAGGCGGAGCGGATGTTCAGTTTTTCCTTGGCCAAAGACGATCCGGAGGCGGGGATCCTCAAAGAAATTCCGAAAGAGATGGACGGACGCTTGATCTTGGGGATCCGGCCGTGCGACGCCAAGGCGTTTCAGCTCCTGGACGTGAATTTCGACACCCGGGAATTCAAGGACCCGTGGTGGGTGGGGCGCCGTCGAGGGACGTTGCTTGTGGGGCTGGCCTGCAACGAACCGTGTGAAACCTGTTTTTGCACGGCGGTGGGAACGGGCCCGGCGGATCCTTCGGCGTTGGATGTACTGCTGGTGAAGACCGCCGACGGTTTTGTGGCGGAAGCCGTAACGGACGCCGGAAAGGGCCTGCTCGGTGCCTGGCATTCCGGGGAACCGGTGACCGAGGCTCTCGAACAAGAAGTGGCGCAGATCAAGGAAAGGGCCGAAAAGCGTATCAGCCGGCCTTTCGATACGGCGCCGCTCGCCGAGCGGGAGACCAATGAATTGTTCAACCAAGCGTTTTGGGACGAAATCGAGTTCGCCTGCATCAACTGTGGGACCTGCACCTTTCTCTGTCCTACATGCTGGTGCTTCGACATCCAAGACGAAGTGTACGGGGACCGAGGCCTGCGTCTGCGCCTTTGGGACTCCTGTATGTTTCCGCTCTTTACGCTGCACGGGTCCGGCCACAATCCGAGACCTCAGAAGCTGCAGCGGGTGCGGCAGCGGTTCATGCACAAATTTAAATATTATATCGATAAATACGGTAACGGTCCGGCCTGTGTCGGTTGCGGCCGCTGCGTCCAGTTTTGCCCGGTCAACATTGATATCCGCCGGGTGGTGTCCATGATGACGGCGAGCTGTGTGTGTCCCGCCTGA
- a CDS encoding secondary thiamine-phosphate synthase enzyme YjbQ produces MLDILQVTTTAHSGAVDITDMVSRKIQERGVKEGVCLIYVPHTTAAITINEGADPAVMEDVIDSLERLVPWRAGYKHVEGNAAAHIKTSLIGTSVQVIVENGRPLLGTWQRIFLCEFDGPRTRKVRIKVLVA; encoded by the coding sequence GTGCTGGATATCCTTCAAGTGACGACTACCGCTCACAGCGGGGCCGTCGACATCACCGATATGGTTTCCAGGAAGATTCAGGAACGAGGCGTGAAAGAGGGCGTCTGCCTGATTTACGTGCCGCATACCACCGCGGCAATCACCATTAACGAAGGGGCGGACCCTGCGGTGATGGAAGACGTGATCGATTCCCTGGAACGGCTGGTTCCTTGGCGTGCCGGCTACAAGCATGTGGAAGGAAATGCGGCCGCGCACATCAAGACATCGCTTATCGGTACCTCGGTTCAGGTGATCGTGGAAAACGGTCGTCCGCTTCTTGGAACCTGGCAGCGGATCTTTCTTTGTGAATTCGATGGGCCGAGGACCCGAAAGGTGCGCATCAAGGTTCTGGTAGCGTAG